The following coding sequences are from one Nicotiana tomentosiformis chromosome 3, ASM39032v3, whole genome shotgun sequence window:
- the LOC104101890 gene encoding structural maintenance of chromosomes flexible hinge domain-containing protein GMI1 isoform X5 has product MNLLKFYNKVPKISSASQNQSNREENADQSDFPSHSSLRQEIDTNGPKSDPAERTTPILEYHPNHHDEIKRTYIQSGPCQPRSSKRQSEDFSAETPRKKPTRALRVQVDSDEEVGIEEKVYYFRVLLPNGITLELQVREPPTEMPVQDFVIVVKRECLNVGGRTECGLKSKRQIYWTSKDLHFVDAFENKITKTLDFRNLKPNYKSHILRLCDGSAEADKYENMWDLTPDTDLLKELPEEYTFETALADLIDNSLQAVWSNQANQRRLISLKLTEKRITIFDTGPGMDGSAENSVVKWGKMGASLHRSSRYRGIGGKPPYLMPFFGMFGYGGPIASMHLGRRTSVSSKTKDSKKVFVLHLERESLLSCSSSQQTWRTDGSVRDPLKDEIRESTGGSFTKVEIFHPKMRSESIPQLQYKLKDIYFPYIQCDEVSNTGRTIMPIEFQVNGTNLAEIEGGEVATTNLQSCNGPEFVLQLRFHVNDSTNVKVGSGKRSPLEANARLKCVYLPVVQGKESIEVILEKLEADGYGITENFESFSHVSVRRLGRLLPDSRWAWLPFMEPKLRKGDRAEVLKRCCCRVKCFVETDAGFNPTPSKTDLAHHHPYTIALRNFGNKPSEKEKDIHVEISKDGKKVTLLQVEKLYQDWIIQMHDRNDEEVDCGEDQPTFVLSPSHKKELGVSSDVMRIHKVLRRKGITWKSGQKIKILKGACRGFHKNNVFATLEYIILEGCQGESGGEARIICRPLNVPVENGSRLIVDKGCASIEIRDSKSLPISVIDTGKCLSVDITEWENQILKHQEKKTPSSIDILDAKQCEDLGIEGALPQDVVDAGHEPPEEIVAVVRPASFSSSTASVSLDQKYIMKENFQMTLEVKFEAEADGKELGHIYSGRMNPSSHKGFTGLYIFPLKERLPDIFQKAGIYLFRFSLEDSCTKFEKEVHVKALSAAASWKLISDGKTTLSVRVGSFFPEVLSVACYDRFSNRIPFKLHTKIKMKLSSSCNAVESKCSYDQFISRDRYTMKFKNVIIKTSDLDKIRPSYEATLHICSKDDPVSAAIPCTVIPGPLQHVRLHPVDFGKKLVPGMIIEELALETFDKYRNHMRKDEHIKLMLEGLCLLEKGDCFLKVDVHGCVNLNGTLKVTSGYGKPVFLSIFSGDDVVLKKEFQTEERWLRVASKVPKVCAAGSHLEDIVFEVINSTGEVDEDIHDEEENGHSHTLLIRQDSLRGEDNVKYSFNHGRCIVHSIPLPKNEGLFCFVASHSRFHELQTSIEVHVEKAVNSEHEIPQPRNPKKKLMLEDSYYSKAPEIVYDHTYDDFSDGSILLLKDPCASAELEGRLQNQLEKKLVDDICKCGLSINKCDANLEILHSKESNIVLEMSNLGANISPDSFHDLGYNRNMVVERIEGKADTAAAVVHKLLRSPISEQLYLQYANDILGVVALIGEVQTHKLSSMFSAYLGEDQMLAVVCKSRAAARALEKYQMDGNVNCASPLDILAAKLGISINGRYLVICLEDIR; this is encoded by the exons ATGAACTTGTTGAAATTTTACAACAAAGTACCAAAAATAAGTTCGGCGTCTCAAAATCAATCTAACCGAGAAGAAAATGCCGATCAATCAGATTTCCCCTCACATTCTTCTCTAAGACAAGAAATTGATACAAATGGTCCAAAGTCCGATCCAGctgaaagaacaactccaatatTGGAGTATCATCCAAACCATCACGATGAAATAAAGAGGACATACATTCAAAGTGGTCCTTGCCAACCTCG GTCGAGCAAAAGGCAGAGTGAAGATTTTTCAGCCGAAACGCCAAGGAAGAAACCAACTAGGGCTCTAAGAGTCCAAGTTGATTCAGATGAGGAAGTTGGCATTGAAGAAAAAGTTTATTATTTTCGGGTTCTGTTGCCAAATGGGATAACTTTAGAGTTGCAAGTACGTGAACCGCCAACTGAAATGCCGGTTCAGGATTTTGTTATTGTAGTGAAGCGAGAATGCCTTAATGTTGGGGGAAGAACAGAGTGCGGCCTGAAGTCCAAACGACAGATTTATTGGACGAGCAAGGATTTGCATTTTGTAGATGCTTTTGAGAACAAGATAACAAAGACGTTGGATTTCAGGAATCTTAAGCCTAATTACAAGTCTCATATATTAAGGCTTTGT GATGGTTCAGCTGAAGCAGATAAATATGAG AATATGTGGGATCTTACACCGGATACTGATTTATTGAAGGAGCTACCCGAAGAATATACTTTTGAAACTGCGCTTGCAGATTTGATT GATAATTCATTGCAGGCTGTATGGTCTAATCAAGCTAACCAGAGGAGATTAATAAG TCTAAAGTTAACTGAGAAGAGGATCACAATATTTGACACAGGCCCTGGTATGGATGGAAGTGCTGAAAACTCTGTAGTGAAGTG GGGAAAGatgggagcttctctacatagatcATCGAGATACAGAGGCATAGGAGGAAAACCTCCATACTTAATG CCTTtctttggtatgtttggttatgGAGGACCTATTGCATCTATGCATTTGGGAAG ACGAACCTCAGTTTCTTCAAAGACAAAGGATTCTAAGAAAGTATTTGTGTTACATCTTGAGAGAGAATCTCTGCTCAGCTGTTCTTCTTCTCAACAAACTTGGAGG ACCGATGGAAGTGTTAGAGACCCCTTGAAAGATGAGATTCGAGAATCAACTGGTGGTAGCTTCACTAAA GTTGAAATTTTTCATCCAAAGATGAGAAGCGAAAGCATACCGCAATTACAATACAAACTGAAGGATATATACTTCCCTTATATTCAG TGTGATGAAGTATCAAATACAGGAAGAACCATAATGCCTATTGAGTTTCAG GTCAATGGCACTAATTTAGCAGAAATTGAAGGTGGAGAGGTGGCAACGACAAACTTACAGTCCTGCAATGGTCCTGAGTTTGTATTACAGCTTAGATTTCATGTAAATGATAGCACCAATGTAAAAGTTGGTTCAG GAAAGAGATCACCCCTAGAAGCAAATGCTCGGCTGAAGTGTGTTTATCTTCCAGTGGTGCAG GGTAAAGAGAGTATTGAGGTGATATTGGAAAAGCTAGAGGCGGATGGGTATGGAATTACAGagaattttgaaagttttagtcATGTCTCTGTCAGGCGGTTGGGTCGTCTACTTCCGGATTCTCGATGG GCTTGGCTTCCCTTCATGGAACCTAAGCTAAGAAAGGGTGATAGGGCTGAAGTCTTGAAGAGATGCTGCTGTAGAGTAAAATGTTTTGTAG AGACCGATGCTGGTTTCAACCCAACACCATCAAAG ACTGACTTAGCCCATCACCATCCTTACACCATTGCATTAAGGAACTTTGGCAACAAGCCTTCTGAGAAAGAGAAAG ATATTCATGTTGAGATATCCAAAGATGGAAAAAAGGTGACTCTCTTGCAAGTGGAGAAGCTATATCAGGACTGGATAATTCAGATGCATGATCGCAATGATGAGGAGGTTGACTGTGGAGAGGATCAACCTACTTTTGTACTCAGCCCTTCGCACAAGAAAGAGCTTGGTGTTTCTTCAGATG TTATGAGAATTCATAAAGTTTTACGGAGGAAAGGAATAACTTGGAAATCAGGGCAGAAGATTAAAATTTTGAAGGGAGCTTGTAGGGGTTTCCACAAGAACAATGTTTTCGCCACACTAGAATATATTATTCTTGAAGGATGTCAGGGGGAATCAGGTG GTGAGGCTCGGATTATCTGCAG GCCATTAAACGTCCCTGTTGAGAACGGTTCTCGCCTTATAGTTGATAAAGGGTGTGCTAGCATAGAAATCCGTGACTCAAAATCTTTGCCGATTAGTGTGATCGACACCGGAAAG TGCTTATCTGTTGATATTACGGAATGGGAGAACCAAATCTTGAAACACCAAGAGAAAAAAACTCCATCGTCAATTGACATATTAGATGCCAAGCAATGTGAAGACTTGGGCATTGAGGGG GCACTACCTCAGGATGTTGTTGATGCTGGACATGAGCCTCCTGAGGAGATTGTTGCAGTTGTTCGTCCAGCTTCTTTTAGCTCTAGTACTGCATCTGTAAGTTTGGATCAGAAATACATCATGAAAGAAAATTTTCAGATGACTCTAGAGGTCAAATTTGAAGCTGAAGCGGACGGGAAAGAACTTGGTCATATTTACTCTGGCCGAATGAATCCTTCGTCGCATAAAGGGTTTACTGGTCTATATATATTCCCCCTGAAGGAGAGGTTACCAGATATATTTCAGAAAGCAGGCATTTACCTATTTCGATTTTCTCTT GAAGACAGTTGTACAAAATTTGAAAAGGAAGTGCATGTTAAAGCATTGTCTGCGGCTGCTAGTTGGAAACTTATAAGTGATGGGAAGACTACACTCAGTGTAAG GGTTGGTTCTTTTTTTCCAGAGGTTTTGAGCGTTGCATGTTATGATAGATTTTCCAATCGTATTCCATTCAAGTTGCACACAAAGATAAAGATGAAGTTAAGTTCTAGTTGCAATGCTGTTGAGTCCAAGTGCAGTTATGATCAATTCATTTCACGTGACAGATATACGATGAAGTTTAAG AATGTAATTATTAAAACTAGTGACTTGGATAAGATTCGACCAAGTTATGAAGCTACATTACATATATGTTCAAAGGATGATCCAGTTTCAGCAGCAATTCCTTGTACAG TTATTCCTGGACCTTTGCAACACGTCCGTCTGCATCCTGTAGATTTTGGCAAGAAATTGGTTCCAGGAATGATCATTGAGGAGCTTGCTTTGGAG ACATTTGACAAGTATCGTAATCATATGAGAAAAGATGAGCACATCAAGCTGATGCTGGAAGGATTATGTTTACTAGAAAAAGGAGATTGCTTTCTGAAG GTTGACGTTCATGGGTGTGTAAACCTTAATGGAACCTTGAAGGTTACATCAGGATATGGTAAACCTG TTTTCCTTTCTATTTTTTCTGGCGATGATGTAGTTCTCAAGAAAGAGTTCCAAACTGAAGAGAGATGGTTGCGAGTTGCATCCAAG GTACCTAAAGTTTGTGCTGCTGGTTCTCATTTGGAAGATATTGTCTTTGAGGTCATAAATTCTACTGGTGAAGTGGATGAAGATATCCATGATGAAGAGGAAAATGGTCACTCTCATACCCTTCTGATAAGGCAGGACTCATTGAGGGGAGAAGACAATGTGAAATACAGCTTCAATCATGGACGCTGCATTGTCCACTCCATTCCTCTTCCAAAGAATGAAGGGCTTTTCTGTTTTGTAGCCAGTCACTCTCGTTTCCACGAGCTGCAGACAAGCATAGAG GTGCATGTTGAGAAGGCGGTAAACAGTGAGCATGAAATTCCCCAACCTAGAAATCCGAAGAAAAAGCTTATGCTTGAGGATTCATATTATTCAAAAGCCCCAGAAATTGTGTATGATCACACCTACGATGATTTTTCTGATGGAAGTATATTGCTCTTGAAGGATCCATGTGCTTCCGCAGAACTGGAAGGCAGACTACAAAACCAACTTGAAAAG AAACTTGTGGATGATATTTGCAAGTGTGGTCTAAGCATCAACAAGTGTGACGCAAATCTGGAAATACTTCACAGTAAGGAATCAAATATTGTGCTTGAGATGTCCAACTTGGGAG